One window from the genome of Pseudomonas fluorescens encodes:
- the tauC gene encoding taurine ABC transporter permease TauC: MSSYEIPAGVRDATTRPAASGLRPHLSTRWISGLTLIALLAAWWAVTASGLIEPLFLPPPSAVLQKGWLLATHGYMDSTLWQHLAASLERIGLGLLFAVLTAVPVGIAIGANRIARGVLDPLIEFYRPIPPLAYLPLIVIWCGIGELSKVLLIYLAIFAPIAIATATGVRTVDRAKLRAAQSLGATRAQLIRHVIVPSALPDILTGIRIGLGVGWSTLVAAELIAATSGLGFMVQSAAQFLVTDVVVLGILVIALIAFAMEMGLRALQRKLVPWHGQTH, from the coding sequence ATGAGCAGCTACGAAATTCCCGCCGGGGTCCGTGACGCGACGACCCGGCCCGCGGCCAGCGGTTTGAGGCCCCACCTGAGTACGCGTTGGATCAGCGGCTTGACCCTGATCGCGTTGCTGGCAGCCTGGTGGGCCGTCACCGCCAGCGGCCTGATCGAACCGCTGTTCCTGCCCCCGCCCTCGGCCGTACTGCAAAAAGGCTGGCTGCTGGCGACCCACGGCTACATGGACTCCACCCTCTGGCAACACTTGGCCGCCAGCCTTGAACGCATCGGCCTGGGCCTGTTGTTCGCGGTGCTGACGGCGGTGCCGGTGGGCATCGCCATCGGCGCCAACCGCATCGCGCGCGGTGTGCTCGATCCGTTGATCGAGTTCTACCGGCCGATTCCACCGTTGGCGTACCTGCCATTGATCGTGATCTGGTGCGGCATTGGCGAGCTGTCGAAGGTGCTGCTGATCTACCTGGCGATCTTCGCCCCGATTGCCATTGCCACCGCCACCGGCGTGCGCACCGTCGACCGGGCCAAGCTGCGCGCGGCGCAATCGTTGGGCGCCACGCGGGCACAGTTGATTCGCCATGTAATCGTGCCCAGTGCCCTGCCGGACATTCTCACCGGCATCCGCATTGGCCTGGGCGTGGGCTGGTCGACACTGGTGGCCGCCGAACTGATCGCCGCCACCAGCGGCCTGGGGTTCATGGTGCAGTCAGCGGCGCAGTTCCTGGTCACCGATGTGGTGGTGCTGGGAATCCTGGTGATCGCGCTGATTGCCTTCGCCATGGAAATGGGCCTGCGCGCCCTGCAACGCAAACTGGTGCCGTGGCACGGCCAGACCCATTGA
- a CDS encoding D-cysteine desulfhydrase, with translation MIKEQLSRFNRLDLLSHPTPLEKLDRLSNWLGRDIYIKRDDLTPLALGGNKLRKLEYLAADAIAQGADTLITAGAIQSNHVRQTAALAAKLGLGCVALLENPIGTEDSNYLGNGNRLLLELFDAKVELVENLDNADEQLQALAGRLRSNGKKPYLVPIGGSNALGALGYVRAGLELAEQIKDTGIEFAAVVLASGSAGTHSGLALALSESLPALPVIGVTVSRSEEDQFPKVQGLAERTAALLEVALPEAFKVILWDEYFAPRYGEPNAGTLAAVKLLASLEGLLLDPVYTGKAVAGLLDGIGRDRFDEGPIIFLHTGGAPALFAYNTVF, from the coding sequence ATGATCAAAGAACAGTTGTCTCGCTTTAACCGTCTCGACCTGCTCAGCCATCCGACACCGTTGGAAAAACTCGACCGCCTCTCCAACTGGCTCGGCCGGGACATCTACATCAAGCGCGACGACCTGACGCCCCTGGCCTTGGGCGGCAACAAACTGCGCAAGCTCGAATACCTGGCCGCCGATGCCATCGCCCAAGGCGCCGATACCCTCATCACCGCCGGGGCGATCCAGTCCAACCACGTACGCCAGACCGCCGCCCTGGCCGCGAAGCTGGGCCTGGGTTGCGTGGCCTTGCTGGAAAACCCCATCGGCACCGAAGACAGCAATTACCTGGGCAACGGCAACCGACTGCTGCTGGAGCTGTTCGACGCCAAGGTCGAGCTAGTGGAAAACCTGGACAACGCCGACGAGCAATTGCAGGCCCTCGCCGGACGCCTGCGCAGCAATGGGAAAAAGCCCTACCTGGTGCCGATTGGCGGTTCGAACGCCTTGGGCGCACTGGGGTATGTGCGCGCCGGCCTGGAACTGGCCGAGCAGATCAAGGACACCGGAATCGAGTTCGCTGCCGTGGTACTGGCCTCGGGCAGTGCCGGGACCCACAGCGGCCTGGCGCTGGCGTTGAGTGAAAGCCTGCCGGCGCTTCCGGTCATTGGCGTCACGGTTTCGCGCAGCGAGGAGGACCAGTTTCCGAAGGTCCAGGGCCTGGCCGAGCGCACGGCAGCGTTACTCGAAGTCGCCCTTCCGGAAGCGTTCAAAGTGATCCTGTGGGATGAATATTTTGCCCCCCGCTACGGCGAACCGAACGCCGGGACACTGGCGGCGGTCAAGCTGCTGGCCAGCCTGGAAGGCCTGTTGCTCGATCCGGTCTACACCGGCAAGGCCGTGGCCGGCCTGCTCGATGGCATTGGCCGCGACCGCTTCGACGAAGGCCCGATCATCTTCCTGCACACCGGCGGCGCACCGGCGTTGTTTGCCTATAACACCGTCTTCTGA
- the tcyL gene encoding cystine ABC transporter permease: MEAALQLALDSAPFLLKGAYYTVILSLGGMFFGLLLGFGLALMRLSRFKLVSWIARIYVSFFRGTPLLVQLFVIYYGLPQLGIELDPLPAALIGFSLNMAAYACEILRAAISSIERGQWEAAASIGMTRAQTLRRAILPQAARTALPPLGNSFISLVKDTALAATIQVPELFRQAQLITARTFEIFTMYLAAALIYWVLATVLSHLQNVLEARVNRHDQES; encoded by the coding sequence ATGGAAGCAGCTCTTCAACTCGCACTGGACTCCGCGCCCTTCCTGCTCAAGGGCGCGTATTACACGGTCATCCTCAGCCTGGGCGGCATGTTTTTCGGCTTGCTGCTGGGGTTCGGCCTGGCGCTGATGCGCCTGTCGCGCTTCAAACTGGTGAGCTGGATTGCCCGCATCTACGTGTCGTTCTTTCGCGGCACGCCGTTGCTGGTGCAGTTGTTCGTGATCTATTACGGGTTGCCGCAACTGGGCATCGAGCTGGATCCGCTGCCTGCGGCGCTGATCGGCTTCTCGCTGAACATGGCCGCCTATGCGTGTGAAATCCTGCGGGCCGCCATCAGTTCCATCGAGCGCGGCCAGTGGGAAGCGGCGGCGAGTATCGGCATGACCCGCGCCCAGACCCTGCGCCGGGCCATCCTGCCGCAAGCCGCACGCACGGCCCTGCCACCGTTGGGCAACAGCTTCATTTCCCTGGTCAAGGACACTGCGCTGGCGGCGACCATCCAGGTGCCGGAGCTGTTCCGCCAGGCGCAGTTGATCACCGCGCGAACCTTCGAAATCTTCACTATGTACCTTGCCGCCGCGCTGATCTATTGGGTTCTTGCCACCGTGCTCTCGCACCTGCAGAACGTCCTGGAAGCCCGGGTCAATCGGCATGACCAGGAGTCCTGA
- the tcyJ gene encoding cystine ABC transporter substrate-binding protein, protein MNFSALRRNLLVGSLGLALSAGLLGQAVAGEQLQKIKDAGEIKIGLEGTYPPFSFVDDSGKLTGFEVEFSEALAKELGVKVKLQTTPWAGILAALESKRLDAVVNQVTISEERKKKYDFSEPYTVSGIQALVLTKKADELNIKKAADLDGKKVGVGLGTNYEQWVKAEVPGAQVKTYDDDPTKFQDLRVGRIDTILIDRLAALEYAKKAKDTTVTSEAFSRQEAGIALRKGEPELLAAVNKAIEKLRADGTLKKLSEKYFSADVTQ, encoded by the coding sequence ATGAATTTTTCTGCATTACGTCGCAACCTGTTGGTCGGTTCGCTGGGCCTGGCATTGAGCGCCGGGCTGTTGGGGCAAGCGGTTGCCGGTGAGCAACTGCAAAAAATCAAGGATGCCGGTGAAATCAAGATCGGCCTGGAAGGCACTTATCCACCGTTCAGCTTCGTTGATGACAGCGGCAAGCTGACCGGCTTCGAAGTGGAATTCTCCGAAGCCCTGGCCAAGGAATTGGGTGTGAAGGTCAAGCTGCAGACGACCCCATGGGCCGGCATCCTCGCGGCGTTGGAATCCAAGCGTCTGGACGCAGTGGTCAACCAGGTGACCATCTCCGAGGAGCGTAAGAAAAAGTATGACTTCTCCGAGCCGTACACCGTTTCCGGGATTCAAGCGCTGGTACTGACCAAGAAAGCCGACGAGCTGAACATCAAGAAGGCCGCTGACCTGGACGGTAAGAAAGTCGGCGTGGGCTTGGGCACCAACTACGAACAGTGGGTAAAAGCTGAAGTACCGGGCGCCCAAGTCAAAACCTACGATGACGACCCAACCAAGTTCCAGGACCTGCGCGTCGGCCGTATCGATACCATCCTGATCGACCGTCTGGCCGCACTGGAATACGCCAAGAAAGCCAAGGACACCACCGTCACCAGCGAAGCCTTCTCCCGCCAGGAAGCCGGTATTGCCCTGCGCAAAGGCGAGCCCGAACTGCTGGCAGCCGTGAACAAGGCCATCGAGAAACTGCGCGCCGACGGTACGCTGAAGAAACTTTCGGAAAAATACTTCAGCGCTGACGTTACTCAATAA
- a CDS encoding SDR family oxidoreductase has protein sequence MTVQNSKVAIVTGASRGIGAEIAKQLASEGFAVVINYANSATEASKLVVQLRQAGHQAIAVKADVSSSADVRRMFDETEAKLGKVDVLINNAGILQVMPLAQHSDELFEQTFAINTRGTFNTLREAATRLNDGGRIVNFSSSTVGLNLPGYSVYIASKAAVESLTQVFAKELRGRQITVNAVAPGPVATELFMHGKSEEQVQHYAKMPPLERLGQPQDIASIIAFLVSPAAGWVNGQVLRANGGLV, from the coding sequence ATGACTGTTCAAAACTCGAAAGTTGCCATCGTGACCGGCGCCTCCCGCGGCATCGGAGCAGAGATTGCCAAGCAATTGGCCAGCGAAGGTTTTGCCGTCGTCATCAATTACGCCAACAGCGCCACCGAAGCTTCGAAACTGGTGGTTCAACTGCGCCAGGCCGGCCACCAAGCCATAGCGGTCAAGGCAGACGTGTCCTCTTCCGCGGATGTGCGGCGGATGTTCGATGAAACCGAAGCGAAACTGGGCAAGGTCGATGTGTTGATCAACAACGCCGGCATCCTCCAGGTCATGCCCCTGGCGCAACACAGCGACGAGCTGTTCGAGCAGACGTTCGCCATCAACACCCGTGGCACCTTCAACACCTTGCGCGAAGCCGCGACCCGCCTGAACGACGGTGGCCGGATCGTGAATTTTTCCAGCAGCACCGTAGGCCTGAACCTGCCCGGCTACTCGGTGTACATCGCCAGCAAGGCGGCGGTGGAATCCCTGACCCAGGTATTCGCCAAGGAACTGCGCGGTCGGCAGATCACGGTCAATGCCGTGGCTCCCGGCCCGGTCGCCACCGAACTGTTCATGCACGGCAAGAGCGAAGAACAGGTGCAGCACTACGCCAAGATGCCGCCCCTGGAACGCCTCGGCCAGCCGCAGGACATTGCCAGCATCATCGCGTTCCTGGTGAGCCCGGCCGCTGGCTGGGTGAATGGGCAGGTCCTGCGGGCCAATGGCGGGCTTGTCTGA
- the tcyN gene encoding L-cystine ABC transporter ATP-binding protein TcyN, with product MIVVEKLTKQFKGQVVLNGIDLKIEEGEVVAIIGPSGSGKTTFLRCLNFLEEPTSGRIKVGDIEIDGSRPLNQQQGLVRRLRQQVGFVFQNFNLFPHRTALENVTEGPQVVKKIPRADAEALGRKLLAKVGLAGKENAYPRRLSGGQQQRVAIARALAMEPAVILFDEPTSALDPELVGEVLATIRGLAEEKRTMVIVTHEMGFARDVANRVVFFDKGVIVEQGEAKALFAAPKEERTRQFLSKFLSAGHSDQ from the coding sequence ATGATTGTCGTGGAAAAACTGACAAAGCAGTTCAAGGGTCAGGTGGTGCTCAACGGCATCGACCTGAAGATCGAAGAAGGCGAAGTGGTTGCGATCATCGGCCCCAGCGGCTCGGGCAAGACGACCTTCCTGCGCTGCCTGAACTTCCTCGAAGAGCCTACCAGTGGCCGGATCAAGGTCGGCGACATCGAGATCGATGGCAGTCGTCCGCTGAACCAGCAACAAGGCCTGGTGCGCCGTTTGCGCCAGCAGGTGGGCTTCGTGTTCCAGAACTTCAACCTGTTTCCCCACCGCACCGCCTTGGAAAATGTCACCGAAGGCCCGCAAGTGGTGAAGAAAATTCCCCGCGCCGACGCCGAAGCCTTGGGGCGCAAGCTGTTGGCCAAGGTCGGGCTGGCCGGCAAGGAAAACGCCTACCCACGGCGCCTTTCCGGCGGCCAGCAACAGCGCGTGGCGATTGCCCGGGCGTTGGCGATGGAACCAGCGGTGATCCTGTTCGACGAGCCGACCTCGGCCCTCGATCCGGAGCTGGTAGGCGAGGTCCTGGCAACCATTCGCGGCCTGGCCGAAGAAAAGCGCACCATGGTCATCGTGACCCACGAAATGGGCTTCGCCCGGGACGTGGCCAACCGTGTGGTGTTTTTCGACAAAGGCGTGATCGTCGAACAAGGCGAAGCCAAGGCCTTGTTTGCGGCCCCCAAGGAAGAACGCACGCGACAGTTCCTCAGCAAGTTCCTCTCTGCCGGACACAGCGACCAGTAA
- the mgrA gene encoding L-glyceraldehyde 3-phosphate reductase: MTYTAAQNRYDSIPYRRVGRSGLVLPALSLGLWHNFGDSTPIDTQRALLRTAFDLGINHFDLANNYGPPYGSAEINFGRLLREDFQQYRDELIISSKAGWDMWPGPYGQGGGSRKYVLASLDQSLQRLGLDYVDIFYSHRFDPDTPLEETASALAIAVQQGKALYIGISSYSGVKTREMAALLKEWKVPLLIHQPAYNLLNRWVEKDLLDATDELGTGVIAFTPLAQGLLTDKYLKGVPADARVNRPGGGSLQASHLSQENLAHVRALNEIAQRRGQSLAQMALAWTLRDPRVTSALIGASRPEQIIENVGALQNLNFSAEELAEIDRFAQEGGINLWEKPSSAE; the protein is encoded by the coding sequence ATGACCTACACCGCTGCGCAAAATCGCTACGATTCCATTCCTTACCGCCGCGTCGGTCGCAGCGGGTTGGTGCTGCCGGCGTTGTCGCTGGGGTTGTGGCATAACTTTGGCGACAGTACGCCCATCGACACCCAGCGTGCCTTGCTGCGCACGGCGTTCGACCTGGGCATCAACCACTTCGACCTGGCCAACAACTACGGCCCGCCCTACGGCAGCGCCGAGATCAATTTTGGCCGGTTGCTGCGCGAAGATTTCCAGCAGTACCGCGATGAGTTGATCATCTCCAGCAAGGCCGGTTGGGACATGTGGCCGGGACCTTACGGCCAGGGCGGCGGTTCGCGCAAATATGTGCTGGCCAGCCTCGACCAGAGCCTGCAACGCCTGGGGCTGGACTATGTGGATATCTTCTATTCCCACCGCTTCGACCCCGATACGCCACTGGAAGAAACCGCCAGTGCACTGGCCATTGCGGTGCAGCAGGGCAAGGCGTTGTACATCGGCATTTCCTCGTATTCCGGGGTGAAGACCCGGGAAATGGCGGCGCTGCTCAAGGAATGGAAAGTCCCGCTGCTGATCCACCAGCCGGCCTACAACCTGCTCAACCGCTGGGTGGAAAAAGACCTGCTGGACGCCACCGACGAATTGGGTACCGGTGTGATTGCCTTCACCCCACTGGCCCAAGGGCTGCTGACCGACAAGTACCTCAAGGGCGTTCCGGCCGATGCGCGGGTGAATCGTCCGGGGGGTGGCTCGTTGCAGGCTTCGCACTTGTCGCAGGAGAACCTCGCCCACGTGCGCGCCCTCAATGAGATCGCCCAGCGTCGTGGCCAGAGCCTGGCGCAAATGGCCCTGGCCTGGACCTTGCGCGATCCCCGGGTCACCTCCGCCCTGATCGGCGCCAGCCGGCCGGAGCAGATCATCGAGAACGTCGGAGCCTTGCAGAACCTGAACTTCAGCGCCGAAGAGCTGGCCGAGATCGACCGGTTTGCCCAGGAAGGCGGGATCAATCTTTGGGAAAAGCCTTCGTCAGCTGAGTAA
- the tauD gene encoding taurine dioxygenase — MNRPTITPLSTALGAQIEGIDIRQPLSLADRDTLEQALLEHQVLFFRDQPIEPPQQARFAGYFGDLHIHPIYPNVPEQPEVLVLDTAVTDVRDNAVWHTDVTFLPTPALGAVLSAKLLPAVGGDTLWASGIAAYEALSTPLKRLLEGLTATHDFTRSFPLERFGNTAEDLARWEEARRKNPPLSHPVIRTHPVSGRRSLFVNEGFTTRINELSESESEAILKLLFAHATRPEFTLRWRWQVNDVAFWDNRVTQHFAVDDYRPARRVMHRATVLGDVPFFR; from the coding sequence ATGAACCGCCCGACCATTACGCCTTTGAGCACCGCCCTCGGCGCGCAGATCGAAGGAATCGATATCCGCCAGCCGCTGAGCCTGGCCGACCGCGACACCCTCGAGCAGGCGCTGCTCGAACACCAGGTGCTGTTTTTCCGCGACCAGCCCATCGAACCGCCACAGCAGGCGCGTTTCGCCGGGTATTTTGGCGACCTGCACATTCATCCGATCTACCCCAACGTGCCGGAGCAGCCTGAAGTATTGGTGCTCGACACCGCCGTCACCGATGTCCGCGACAACGCCGTGTGGCACACCGACGTGACCTTTCTGCCGACACCAGCCCTCGGCGCGGTGCTCAGCGCCAAGCTGTTGCCGGCTGTGGGTGGCGATACATTGTGGGCCAGTGGTATCGCCGCCTATGAAGCCTTGTCGACACCGTTGAAACGCTTGCTGGAAGGCCTGACGGCGACCCACGATTTCACCCGGTCCTTTCCCTTGGAGCGCTTTGGCAACACCGCCGAAGACCTGGCGCGCTGGGAAGAGGCACGGCGGAAAAACCCGCCGCTGTCCCATCCGGTGATCCGCACCCATCCGGTGAGCGGGCGTCGTTCACTGTTCGTCAATGAAGGCTTCACGACACGGATCAACGAGCTGTCGGAAAGCGAAAGCGAGGCGATCCTGAAACTGCTGTTCGCCCACGCCACCCGCCCGGAGTTCACCCTGCGCTGGCGCTGGCAGGTCAACGACGTGGCGTTTTGGGATAACCGTGTGACCCAGCATTTCGCCGTGGACGACTACCGCCCGGCCCGGCGGGTGATGCACCGGGCGACGGTGTTGGGGGATGTGCCGTTTTTTCGCTGA
- the tauB gene encoding taurine ABC transporter ATP-binding subunit produces the protein MALLQLERISAQYPGAAEPVLADISLTLGPKQLLVALGPSGSGKTSLLNLIAGFVEPSAGQITLDGTPVKGPSAERGVVFQDDALLPWQDVLANVGFGLELAGVPKEKREARAREMLALVDLAGFEQRRVWQLSGGQKQRVGLARALAADPRVLLMDEPFGALDAFTREQMQELLLQVWQRTAKPVFLITHDIEEAVFLATDLILLAPNPGQIVERLSLDFGQRYGAGESARSIKSDPRFIETREHVLAKVFSQRSATRPQERA, from the coding sequence ATGGCCTTGCTACAGCTGGAGCGCATCAGCGCACAGTACCCCGGCGCAGCGGAACCGGTGCTGGCGGATATTTCCCTGACCCTGGGGCCGAAGCAGTTGCTGGTTGCCCTCGGTCCATCCGGCAGTGGCAAGACATCGCTGTTGAACCTGATTGCCGGGTTCGTCGAGCCCAGCGCCGGGCAGATCACCCTCGACGGCACGCCGGTCAAGGGCCCGAGCGCCGAACGCGGCGTGGTGTTCCAGGACGATGCGCTGCTGCCGTGGCAAGACGTGCTGGCAAACGTTGGGTTCGGCCTGGAACTGGCCGGCGTCCCCAAGGAAAAACGCGAGGCTCGCGCCCGGGAAATGCTTGCCCTGGTGGACCTGGCCGGTTTCGAGCAACGCCGCGTCTGGCAGCTCTCCGGCGGCCAGAAACAACGCGTCGGCCTGGCCCGGGCGTTGGCGGCCGACCCGCGTGTGCTGTTGATGGACGAACCGTTCGGCGCGCTGGACGCCTTCACCCGCGAGCAGATGCAGGAACTGTTGCTGCAGGTCTGGCAGCGCACCGCCAAGCCGGTGTTCCTGATCACCCATGACATTGAAGAAGCCGTCTTCCTCGCCACGGACTTGATTCTGCTGGCACCGAACCCGGGGCAGATCGTCGAACGCCTGAGCCTGGATTTCGGCCAGCGCTACGGGGCCGGGGAATCGGCACGGTCGATCAAGTCCGACCCGCGCTTCATCGAAACCCGCGAGCATGTGCTCGCCAAAGTGTTTTCCCAACGCAGCGCCACTCGACCCCAGGAGCGCGCATGA
- the betT gene encoding choline transporter BetT, which produces MNPPVFYFAATFILLFGLVVIAMPAQAGAWLLAAQNWAANTVGWYYMLAMTLYLVFVVVTALSGYGKIKLGADHDEPEFSYLSWAGMLFAAGISITLFFFCVSEPLTHMVQPPQGQAGTAEAARQAMQILFLHWGLHGWGVFAFVGMALAYFAYRHNLPLALRSALYPLIGKRINGPIGYAVDGFGIIATVFGLGADMGFGVLHLNSGLDYLFGIAHTQWIQVGLIVLMMGAAIIVAVAGVDKGVRVMSDINMLLACALLLFVLFAGPTQHLLNTLIQNIGDYLGALPMKSFDLYAYNKPSDWLGGWTVFYWAWWIAWSPFVGLFIARISRGRTIREFVFGVLLIPLGFTLAWMSIFGNSAIDQVLNHGMSALGMSALENPSMSLYLLLETYPWSKTVIAVTVFISFVFFVTSADSGTVVLSTLSAKGGNPDEDGPKWLRVFWGAMTALVTSALLFSGSIDALKSAVVLTSLPFSLILLLMMWGLHKAFYLESQKQIAQLHSLAPVSGSRRGTGGWRQRLSQAVHFPSRDEVYRFLDTTVRPAIEEVTAVFVEKGLTVVTQPDPANDSVSLEIGHGEQHPFIYQVQMRGYFTPSFARGGMGSKELNNRRYYRAEVHLSEGSQDYDLVGYTKEQIINDILDQYERHLQFLHLVR; this is translated from the coding sequence ATGAACCCGCCGGTGTTTTACTTCGCCGCGACCTTCATCCTGCTGTTCGGTCTGGTGGTGATTGCCATGCCCGCCCAGGCCGGTGCCTGGTTGCTGGCCGCGCAGAACTGGGCGGCCAATACGGTCGGCTGGTACTACATGCTCGCGATGACGCTGTATCTGGTCTTCGTGGTGGTCACCGCCTTGTCCGGCTACGGCAAGATCAAGCTCGGTGCCGACCACGACGAGCCCGAATTCAGCTATCTGTCCTGGGCCGGCATGCTGTTTGCCGCCGGCATCAGCATCACGCTGTTTTTCTTCTGCGTTTCCGAGCCGCTGACCCATATGGTGCAGCCGCCCCAAGGCCAGGCCGGTACCGCCGAGGCGGCGCGCCAGGCCATGCAGATCCTGTTCTTGCATTGGGGCCTGCACGGCTGGGGCGTCTTTGCGTTCGTCGGCATGGCCTTGGCATATTTCGCCTACCGGCACAATTTGCCGCTGGCCCTGCGTTCGGCGCTGTACCCGCTGATCGGCAAGCGCATCAATGGCCCCATCGGCTACGCCGTGGACGGTTTCGGCATTATCGCGACGGTGTTCGGCCTCGGCGCGGACATGGGTTTCGGTGTGCTGCACCTCAATTCCGGGCTCGACTACCTGTTCGGCATTGCTCACACCCAGTGGATTCAAGTTGGTTTGATCGTGCTGATGATGGGCGCGGCGATCATCGTCGCGGTGGCCGGTGTCGACAAGGGCGTGCGGGTCATGTCCGACATCAACATGCTGCTGGCCTGTGCGTTGTTGCTGTTCGTGCTGTTCGCTGGGCCCACCCAGCATTTGCTCAATACGTTGATCCAGAACATCGGCGATTACCTCGGCGCCTTGCCGATGAAAAGTTTCGACCTGTACGCCTACAACAAGCCCAGCGACTGGCTGGGCGGCTGGACGGTGTTCTACTGGGCCTGGTGGATCGCGTGGTCGCCGTTCGTGGGCCTGTTCATCGCGCGGATTTCCCGTGGCCGCACCATCCGCGAATTCGTGTTTGGCGTGCTGCTGATCCCCCTGGGTTTCACCCTGGCGTGGATGTCGATCTTCGGCAACAGCGCCATCGACCAAGTGCTGAACCACGGCATGAGTGCCCTGGGCATGTCCGCCCTGGAAAACCCGTCGATGAGCCTTTACCTGCTGCTGGAAACCTACCCGTGGAGCAAGACCGTCATCGCGGTCACCGTATTCATCAGCTTCGTGTTCTTCGTCACGTCCGCTGACTCGGGCACCGTGGTGCTTTCGACGCTGTCCGCCAAGGGAGGCAATCCCGATGAGGATGGGCCGAAGTGGCTGCGGGTGTTCTGGGGCGCGATGACGGCCCTGGTGACCAGTGCGTTGTTGTTCTCCGGCAGCATCGATGCCTTGAAGTCGGCGGTGGTGCTGACGTCCTTGCCGTTCTCACTGATTCTGCTGTTGATGATGTGGGGCCTGCACAAGGCGTTTTACCTGGAGTCCCAGAAGCAGATCGCGCAATTGCATTCCCTGGCGCCGGTGTCGGGATCGCGCCGGGGCACGGGCGGCTGGCGTCAGCGCTTGAGCCAGGCGGTGCATTTCCCCTCCCGTGACGAGGTGTACCGTTTCCTCGACACCACGGTACGCCCGGCCATTGAAGAGGTGACCGCGGTGTTCGTCGAGAAGGGGCTGACGGTGGTGACCCAGCCCGACCCGGCCAACGACAGCGTCAGCCTGGAGATCGGTCACGGCGAGCAGCATCCGTTCATCTACCAGGTGCAGATGCGCGGCTACTTCACGCCGTCCTTCGCCCGCGGTGGCATGGGCTCGAAGGAGCTCAACAACCGGCGCTACTACCGTGCCGAGGTGCACTTGAGCGAAGGCAGCCAGGATTACGACCTGGTGGGCTACACCAAGGAGCAAATCATCAACGACATCCTCGACCAGTACGAGCGGCACCTGCAGTTCCTGCATTTGGTGCGCTGA
- a CDS encoding LysR family transcriptional regulator, protein MDQVKAMRVFVRIYERSSFTLAAEDLNMPRATLTHTLNQFEAWLGIRLLERSTRKVRPTLDGEAYYPRCVQLLAELEEAELAFRGVAPKGKLRVDLHGTQARYFVIPALPQFMARYPEIELFISEADRFVDLIAEGVDCVLRSGTLADSSLIGRRVANLRQITCASPGYLRQYGEPKSLDDLKHHRAVNYVSRTTAKLYPFEFMVDGELHEVPIGGSLSVSGAEIYAASAIAGMGLIQCPHYRMEEPIRQGMIQEVLTAYPPPSMPVSVLYPHNRHMSPRVRVFVDWVAEVFAQAR, encoded by the coding sequence ATGGACCAGGTCAAGGCGATGAGGGTATTTGTCCGCATATACGAGCGCAGCAGCTTCACCCTGGCCGCTGAAGACTTGAATATGCCCCGGGCCACGCTGACCCATACGCTCAATCAATTCGAAGCCTGGCTGGGCATTCGTTTGCTGGAGCGCAGCACCCGCAAGGTGCGCCCGACCCTCGACGGCGAGGCCTACTACCCGCGCTGCGTGCAATTGCTGGCGGAGCTTGAAGAGGCCGAACTGGCGTTTCGCGGCGTGGCGCCCAAAGGCAAACTCAGAGTAGACCTGCATGGCACCCAGGCGCGGTACTTCGTGATTCCGGCGTTGCCGCAATTCATGGCCCGCTACCCCGAAATAGAACTGTTCATCAGCGAGGCGGATCGTTTCGTCGACCTGATTGCCGAGGGCGTCGATTGCGTGCTGCGCTCCGGTACGCTGGCGGATTCGTCATTGATCGGCCGGCGTGTCGCCAATCTTCGGCAGATCACCTGTGCCAGTCCCGGTTACCTGCGCCAGTATGGCGAGCCGAAGAGCCTCGATGACTTGAAGCATCACAGGGCGGTGAATTACGTCTCGCGGACCACCGCCAAACTCTATCCGTTCGAGTTCATGGTCGATGGCGAACTCCATGAGGTGCCGATCGGGGGCTCGTTGTCGGTGTCCGGCGCCGAGATCTACGCCGCCTCGGCCATCGCCGGCATGGGCCTGATCCAATGCCCGCATTACCGAATGGAAGAACCGATCCGGCAGGGAATGATCCAGGAAGTCCTCACCGCCTACCCGCCGCCTTCCATGCCGGTGTCGGTGCTCTATCCCCACAACCGACACATGTCGCCACGGGTTCGCGTATTCGTGGATTGGGTGGCGGAGGTGTTTGCGCAGGCGCGTTAG